TCACGAAAGGACAGCGTTTCTGATAGCCCTGCACCACGAATCCGATGCCATCGAAACCGGCCAACTCGACATCGAAGGCCAGCGCTTCCATCAGATCGAGCGACAATTCCAGGCGGTCGGCTTCTTCGGCGTCGATGTTGAGGCCGATATTGTATTGCTTGGCCAGCAGCAGTAATTGCTTCAGGCGCGGCAACAGTTGTTCCATCGTGCGTTGCCGCTGCGCGCGCGAATAGCGCGGATGCAGCGCTGACAGTTTGACCGAGATGCCCGGCCCCTGTTTGATGCCGCGTCCCGCCGAAGCGCGGCCGATGGCGTGGATGGCTTCTTCATACGAGCGGTAATACGCGGCCGCATCTTCTTCAGTCAGCGCCGCTTCGCCCAGCATGTCATAGGAATAGCGGTAGCCGCGTTTTTCATTGTCGCGGCTGTTGTCGAGTGCTTCGCCGATGGTCTGGCCGGTCACGAACTGGTTGCCCAGCATGCGCATCGCCACATCGACGCCCTTGCGGATCAGCGGTTCGCCACCCTTGCCGATCAATTTGGTCAGGGCCGAGCCTAAACCGCTTTCGCTGCTGGTGCCGACCAGCTTGCCGGTGATCAGCAAACCCCAGGTTGCGGCATTGACAAACAGCGACGGCGATTCACCCAAGTGGCTGCGCCAGTCACCCTTGCTGATCTTGTCGGCGATCAGGCGATCGGCGGTCTGGTGATCCGGAATCCGCAGCAGCGCTTCGGCCAGGCACATCAATGCGACACCCTCTTCCGACGACAGCGAAAACTCATGCATCAAGGCATCGACGCCGGATGCGCGGGTGCGCTTTTCGCGCACCGCCTGCACCAGCTTGCGCGCCAGCGTCTGGCTGGCTGCATGGGCGCTCGCGTTGTTTTCTATCTGCGACAACAACCATTGGACAGCCAGTGTTTCATCGCGTCGATAAGCGGCGGTGATGGCGGCGCGCAACGGCGTCGGGTCGCGCATGACTTCATCGTGGAAAGCGGAGAACGGGCTGGGCATGATTGAGGAACTGGAATTGCTGGATGGCTGGGATGACGGCTGTAGCGGCGGCATGGCGATTGTCTCGGTAAGGGTATTTATTGTGTCAATTGGCTGCTGCTTGCGAACAAGCCCGCAAGCGCCGTCGCCGGATGGCAATGCTGACGCTCCCTGCGATGCATCTTGTGGGAATTGCAACATTGCCGTCCGGCTGCAGAATTGCTTGCTGACGTTGTGTCAGGCGATTTATGTTGACTCTCGTTGAAAACCAAGTTGTTCGATTGTAGGCGGCATCGGCATGGATTAATTCTGGTAATAATGGCCGCTATCAAAATTTTGTTATTGGTGAGAAAATTTAACCGAATAAAATTTTTCAGAAAACAGCCCATGCTTGACAAGATCAGTAAGAAAATTCTGGCGGAGTTGCAGAACGACGGCCGTATCAGCAACGTCGATCTGTCGGCCCGCGTCAACTTGTCACCCGCGGCGTGCCTGGAGCGGGTGCGCAAGTTGCAGGAAGCCGGTTATATCCTCCACTACAGCGCTCAGCTCAATCCGCAGCTGCTCGATGTGGCGCTATTGGTGTTTATCGAAGTGGTGTTGGACCGCACCACGCCGGAAGTCTTCGACGCCTTCAGCCAGAGCGTGCAGATCATTCCGGAAGTGCTGGAGTGTCACATGGTGGCTGGCGGGTTCGATTACCTGGTCAAGGCGCGCGTCAAGGACATGAATGCCTATCGCGAGTTTCTCGGCAAATCGCTGCTGCAGCTGAAGGGGGTGCGCGAGACGCACACCTATGCAGTGATGGAAGAGGTAAAGCACACTACCAAGTTGCCGATTCGATAAGCGTTTACGCCGCTGCCAAACAAAAACCGCTCTGTCCGGCGCTATCGGAAAGAGCGGTTTTTTTATCAAACCTCGGATTTCTTGCTCAGGTGCTATGCCGGATCGCCAGTCGGAAACCGAGGTTGATATTCGGATTGTCGATTGGTTCGCGCCGCAAGATCTTGATGAGCAGTTGGGCTGCAGTAAAACCGATCTGGTAGCGCGGCGTGACGATGGTGGTGATGCCAGGATTGGCGAACGCCGACCATGGCAGATCGTTGAAACCGGCTATCGCCATCTGGCTGGGAACCGACAAGCCGCGGCGCTGGCATTCGAACAGGACGCCCAGCGCCAGATCGTCATTGCAGCAGAACACAGCGTCACAGTCGGGAGCCTGTTGCAGTATCTGGCCGAGCATCTGGGTGCCAAGTTCAACCGTCGACGCTGCCGGCGTCAGCACTTCGACACCGGGGTTGAGGCCGGCTTCCGACAATGCCCGGCGAAAGCCATGGCGGCGCTTCATCATGCGCGGATCCAGCTGGGCGCCGAGGAAACCGGGCTGGCGGTAGCCGCGCTCGATCAGATGGCGGGCAATGCTGTAACCCGCCTCTTCATGCGAAAAGCCTACCGTTACATCGTCGCAGCTGGTGCCAAGGTCAAACATGCGCACTGCCGGCACATTGTTGGTGGCCAGTTGCTCGCGTAGCGTGTCCTGCTGCTCGATGCCGCTCAGCAGAAAGCCGTCCGGCGCATGCGCCAGGTAAGTGCTGATCAGCTGGCTTTCCCGTTCCGGCGAATAGCCGCTTTCACCGATCAGGAATTTGTAGCCGTGCTGGTTGAGGCTATCGCGAATGCCCGTCAGGGTTTCCACGAATACCGAGTTGCTCAGCGATGGCACGATGACGCCAATCACTTGCGACTTGGCCGACGCCAAGGTGCTGGCGGCCTGATTCGGCACGTAGCCGAGTTGCTTGATCGCTTCCGCAATCCGTTCGCGTGCGCCCAGTTGCACCAGCGCCGGTGTCTTTAGTGCACGCGAGACAGTCATCGGGCTGACTTTGGCCAGCCGTGCGACGTCGACGATTGTTACCCTTCCGCTGGCTCTGCTGTGACGTTGTGGTTTCAATTCCGGAAACGGAGTATTCATGGTGGCTGACAGTGATTAACGTATTGTCTTCTTGGCGCTCGATATTTTGCCAGTAGCTCGCGCTGTTTAGTATGTTCTGCCGCTGATGTTGTATTTCAGGCTGCCGCGGGATATTGTTGCTTTGCCCAGCGTAATGATGTTACGCCGAAACATGCCTTACTGTTACTGTTTCCTTAGGGGAATGATACTACTCGCACGTGAACTGTTACCCTGCATTTTGCGAAAGATGGGCAATGTTAGCGCTAACATCTGGTGTATCATCCCAGCCGCCTGCAAGCACTACAATTGACAGATTCAGGTGGCAGAGACAGGTAACGATTACCGCCCCTGTGCGGAGTTCATCAGATCACGAGGAAGTTCATGCATCATCAGCCAGAATACATGCTTGGCGTAGACATCGGCACCACCAGCACCAAGGCGGTGCTGTTCACAACCCAGGGAAAAGTGGTGGCGCAGCACGCGGTGGAATATCCGCTGATGTGCACCAGTCCCGGCATGGCGGAACAGGATCCGTTGCTGATCTATGCCGCGGTTCTTGAAGCGATTCGCCAGGCTGTCAGCAGCAGCAAGGCGGCTGCCGAACAGATTGCGTTGGTGTCTTTCAGTGCGGCCATGCATAGCGTC
This DNA window, taken from Collimonas arenae, encodes the following:
- a CDS encoding Lrp/AsnC ligand binding domain-containing protein, yielding MLDKISKKILAELQNDGRISNVDLSARVNLSPAACLERVRKLQEAGYILHYSAQLNPQLLDVALLVFIEVVLDRTTPEVFDAFSQSVQIIPEVLECHMVAGGFDYLVKARVKDMNAYREFLGKSLLQLKGVRETHTYAVMEEVKHTTKLPIR
- a CDS encoding LacI family DNA-binding transcriptional regulator yields the protein MNTPFPELKPQRHSRASGRVTIVDVARLAKVSPMTVSRALKTPALVQLGARERIAEAIKQLGYVPNQAASTLASAKSQVIGVIVPSLSNSVFVETLTGIRDSLNQHGYKFLIGESGYSPERESQLISTYLAHAPDGFLLSGIEQQDTLREQLATNNVPAVRMFDLGTSCDDVTVGFSHEEAGYSIARHLIERGYRQPGFLGAQLDPRMMKRRHGFRRALSEAGLNPGVEVLTPAASTVELGTQMLGQILQQAPDCDAVFCCNDDLALGVLFECQRRGLSVPSQMAIAGFNDLPWSAFANPGITTIVTPRYQIGFTAAQLLIKILRREPIDNPNINLGFRLAIRHST